In the Papio anubis isolate 15944 chromosome 3, Panubis1.0, whole genome shotgun sequence genome, CAAGGGCAGGTGGCAGGAGGGGAGACCCCTGCCCCAAGCAAGGGGTGACTCCAAGCCTCTGCCCACAAGGTGGCCACTGCCTGAAGGCCTTCTCCTTTCCTGAGCCCCAAGGAAGCCTTGTTGGGCACTCCTGCCCCGGGATGTAGTGAGTTTTGGAGTGCCCAGGGTCAGCCCAGGTCTGGAGCTGGGGGTGAGTGCCGCATGAGTGAGGGACAGAGGTCCCGACGGCGGGTCACACAGCATGTGGGGCAGGAGGGCGAGCCTGAGCACATGGCTCTGGGATGGCTGATGGGGCCCCACAGTTGTTGGCTCCCAGAGTGCCAGGCCCTAGGGCTTCTCCAGAGATAGGAAAAGAGGGATTTTTACGTGAAATGTCTGGATCTCTAACTGTCAGGAATTAACTAGGAGGGCAAGGACTGTCCCAACAGTGCTCACCACTCAGCTTCTCCCCAAACATGTTCAGAAACATGGTGAAGTTGATGGGCCCCGAGGCCTCTTTGAGCATGGCGTCCAGCTCATCGTCCTTGACATTGGTCTTGCCTGTCACAGATGCGGGGGCGTCACAGGGCAGGGCTTGTTGCTATGTCTGCTGTCCCACCAGCAGGTGACCCCAGCACAGGGCCAGGCCCCATCAGCAGGTGACCCCAGCACAGGGCCAGGCAGGCAgatgggaggggtggggagggagcggGAAGGAGGCACTTGGCCCAGGCATGTGGGGCAGTGGGTGCGTCTGGCTGGATGTGTCCACCTCACCCCAAACCCTGAGCCCCAGGACTAAGGGCTGATGGAGAGGGAGGTGACACAGAGCTTGGGAAGGTGCTGGGATCTGCTCTTCTTACTTGGGCATAAGCAGGGCTGAGAGGAAGATGGGTCACTTGTGACCCTCCCACCCCAAGGAGAAGTCACTCCATAGCTCCCAGGGTGGGACCGAAGccccctgccctcctgcctcaggtcaGAGGCAGCTGCTGGGAACAGAATATGCCACAGGGAGAactgaggctggggagggcagtGTGCCCCACCACACTTGGGCTGTGCTGCAGAGGCGGGGCAGGGTCTCCAGGCCCTCCCCCAGCTCTGTATTCCAGCTGGGCAGGGTCTCCATGCCCTCTGTCAGCTCTGTGGTCCGGCTTAGGGCAAGCCGCCTGTCTATCGGAGTGTCCTACTGGAGCGTCAGCCCTGCCCTGGAGCCTGCTGCCCCAAAGCCCACTCTGAGTTTCCAGGCTTGGGCTGTACCACCCACCCTGTCTCACCCTGGGACGCTCTCTGCTAGCTCTGATGGAACCAAGGGAGGCCAGGGCCATCCCCTCGCAGCCTTCAGGGCCGTCGGATGGGTCTTTAAAgcccaggccctggaggaggaggggtcACAGCGTATGGGACTGGAGGATGCTCTGTATTCGCCTCCTCCAAGGTCTCTGAGGTGTTCTGCCTGGGTACCTACCCAGGGAGGCGTAGGTGTCCTTCAGGTCCTCCTTGTCGATGAAGCCGTCTCGGTTCTGATCCATGAGTGTGAATGCCTGGGAAGCAAGGCCAGGGCTGCCGTGCTGCCGACCCGGCTgggctctgcccctgcccccTGCTCCCAGCTCCTCAGCACCCCTGACTGAGGATAGGCTCCCACTCCTATCCTCTGGCCCTGGAGCCAGCCCACATGGGGTCTTCCCAGCACAGGCTTCTGGGGACGGGGGCTCCCAGTGAAGCAGGAAAGTCTTAcctccttgaactcctggatctGAGTCTGCTCAAAGTTGGAGAAGACATTGGATGAGGCTCTCTGGGCCCGGAGGGCACCCCCTTCCTTCTTCTTGGTCTTCCTGCTGGCCTGCAATGGGAGCACCATGGCTGAGGGTCCTGGCCGGCTGAGGAAACCCTCCAGAGCACCCAGAGTTTTGAGGGACTTAACTCAGATGAAGGGTGGACCTCAGCCCTTGGGTGGGGCTGGAGGGGGCCAGGCAGCTGAGGAGCATGCCAGCCTCAAGCCTGGGTagctggggttgggggcagggcgGCTGCTGGTGTCTGGCTGCAGCACAGGGAGTGGGGGAGAGACAGTGGCTTCCAGAAGACCCACAGAGCACAGCGGTCAGGGATCGCGGTCCAGCAGGAGCCAGCTTGGCCTCTGACGGGCAAGTGGACTCTGGGTGGGCTTGTTCTGGGTACTGGGATTTCATGAAGGCCAGGAACCCCCTCATCCTGCTCCAGACTCTCACCAGGGTAGCAGCGTGGGGCATGTACCTCCCACCACACAGCACACGCCCACACCTGCATggtcacacacacgcacatacacatgttcatgcacacacacatgcacacacagcacaTGCCCACACCTGCACTCACAGGCATGCACAGACATGCCCATGCTCTTTtctgtgcacatgtacacacgcACGGCACAGCTCATACCCACATGCCTACCCCAggcatgcacagtggcctgctcACCATGCCTGCTTCTGCCTGCTTCGATGCGTCTGCCCAGGGTTCTGCCTGCTTTGATGCGTCTACCCAGGGCCCCAGGTCTTGCCCATCTTAAGCTCCCACTTGGTCCCCCAGGACAGCTCAGACTCCGGCTGCCACTCCCTACAAGGACAGGTTTGGGGCTACCCCAGGGAACTGGACAACTGCAGAGTGAGCTTTGGCAGCCCAGCAGTGACTCACACCCTTGCCATGCCCCACCCTGCAAGgcccccagcctccccaggcACCTCTGGCCAGGACCACCTCCTACCCCCACGTGTCCCCCACCCGCGGGGAAGCTTAGTTCTCCCAAGGATGCTGTGTGTCACCAGGGCCACCTGCACAAGCTCTTGCCTGGGGGCCTGGGCACCCTGGAACTGCAGGAGCCAGAGGAAGGGGCATCTTTTCTGGATTTGCACCAAGCTGCTGTGGGTGACTGCAGCTGGTCACCAGGCTTCTGCCAAGCACACTGTGTGTCAGGGGTGTTTATGCCCTTCCCTGCCTCAGTGACGGAAAAGTCAGTCCATAGCCTTGGCCCTGGGACCACCCGGTCTGACCTCATGGCTGGGAGCTCCTTGCCTGGCCCATGGGTGATGACATTTCTGGGATGGAGGAGCCACGGAGGTGGCCAAGCTGCTCAGATGGCCTGGGAGGGGACTCCAGGGCCCTGAGCCTGGTCTTACCCCCTATACCATGGCCTCAAGGGCAGAGTCTGGGGAAGGGACCTGGCCTGGGGTCTGTTGGTGGTGCCAGATATTGGAGGCCACCACAGAGTCAATCCAGATGCCCTGGTTcaaggggtgggaggagggtctGCAGGCCAAGCAGGATCAAAGAGGAGGCCTGCAGACTGAGTGGAGAACTAGCTCTTGGAGCCCCCCAGGCCTGCGTCTGGGTGGGAGGCAGCTGCCCCTCGGTGCTGCAGGGGCGGGGGTGGGAGTGAGTGTATGCAGCCACAGCAGTTGGGTGGAATCCCCTGGGGGCACCATTGTGTCTGCAAAGCTAAAAAGACAGGTGCCACTTGTGTGTCTCTTGAGCAGAGGTCCTACCCTCTGAGGGACACATGGTTACAGTTGGCATCCCCTGAGATGCTGCCTGGTTCCATCCCCAGGTCCAACGGTCTCTATGCAGCACTGACGCTCGAGCTCGAGGTCCTTGGGAGGCATGACCTGCCCAGGAGCGACCTGGGGCCGACTGCAAGGGGCCAGGTGATCAGATGTGGGAACCTGGGGCTGGGAACAAGGGCCAGGGCATCCCCTGCTGCTAGTCCAGTGGGGTCTGGGTATGACCCTGAAGGGGTATTGCTGGGCTGCAGGAGTGGGAAGAACCACACCGAAAGGGGAAGCATGGTTGGGAGGCCCCCCGAGGCCACCGGGAATGTGAGAAGGGCTGCAGAGCTCCCTGCAGAGGGTTCCCAGGCCACTGGAGTCTGAGCACAGCACTAAAGATAGCAGCAGAGCCTGAGCTGGGGGACTATCAGCTTCTGCACCCACAGCTGACCCGACAGCTACAGAGGCCCCGACAGGCCATGTCTTGAGCCAGGTGGGACCCTTCCCACTACTGAGCTCTCAGGAAAGGCCCTGAGCAAAGGCAGGTCTCCACCGGCTTCAGGGGGTCTTCCCTGGGCAGTATGTGTTTGCCCGAGTGTTTTCCCTGCtggtgccctgccctgccccaccccacctccgGTGGAAGCTGCTGGTATgtccccctcaccccccaccttGGGCCCCAGAGACACTTATTTTTGATTCTGGAAGCAGGAGTTGCTGAGGAgtctggtttattttaaaatctagtgaAGGGAAACCACCTGTGGTCACCCGAGGCCGTCTGCCCTGGCAGAAGGTGGGGGCTTTGCTGAGGGCCAGAATGCTTCTGTGCTTGGCGGATCCAGTGTGCACCTGCGGCTTCCTCAGCAAGCAATAGGTCTGGGGAGAGCTGGGGCTTGCTTCTGGCCCCCTGAGGACAGGGTTCAGGCAGAGGCCTCAGGCAGGAGTCTTCAGGGCCTGCAGGTCAACCTCACAGAAGCTGGAGAAAAGATCAGGGTGGCCCCACAGcaagtccccaacctttttggcacttgGGACAGGTTTCGTGGAGGACAATTTTTCCGTGTTGGGGAGGaaggtttcgggatgaaactgtccCACCTTAgttcatcaggcattagattctcacagggaGAGCGCCATCCAGATCCAAGTGCGCAGCTCACAGTACGGTTCATGCTCCTGTGGGaatctgatgcccaggctgatctggcagtgggtggagctcaggcggtcaTGCTCCCTCAATGCTCCCTCACCTTATCCTGTGctgcccggttcctaacaggccaccagctggtactggtctgtggctgGGGGCTGGGAACCCCTGCCCTATAGGATTGGTCTTGGTAtacccagcccaggaaacagagCCCAGTGACTTCCCAGTTTCTCAGCCAGAGAGGCCCAGGCCCTGGACCCCAGAACAAGCCAGGAGAGAAGGtagaggtggctcaggcctgggcAGGCAGCCCAGGTCGCCAGGATTGTGGTCCTCCCCACGCCCGCTTCAGGACTCCTGGAGTTTGCGATGCTGCACCTTAGCGAGGCCCGAGCCATAGTTCTCCAGTTGCTTCTGCCCCTGGCAGTGCAGGGCCAGGAGAGGGGACACAGGAGGCCTTGCATCACTACTGCATGGGGCCAAAGGGGGCCCGCAGATGGCCCAACACGGACAGCATGGCTGCTGCCAGGAAGATCCAGAACGTGGGAGGGGCAAGGCTCCTGCCCAGACTCCAGGCCTGGTGTCCATGGGGCTGCCAGGTCAGCACCCCGGGCACAGCGGGGAGGCTGCATGGGCACCGCAGGCCCTATCTCTGGGCAGCTGTGGGAGACACACAGCTACTGGGAGGTGGACAGAGGCCAGCAAAGACCAGTGAGGGGCTCAGTGGTCCCCAGGCCTGGGCCGGGGCGGGCCCTTGGAGCTGTGGAGTCCTGAAGGCTGGAGTCGGGGGACCCAGGGAGCAACCTCTGTTGGGGGCTGGTCTTCCCAAGAAGATCCCAGCCCCTCCTCCGGACGGAAGTGATGGGAGATCCTGGGGTGAGGAAGCTCCAGCTCCGGCGGGAAGGGCGTCCGGTGCCCCCAGGCAGAGCAGCCACAGGCAGAGCGGCCTGGAGGCCATGCTACCGCGGGCTGCGGAGTCCAGCGCGGCCCGGCCGGTGACAGACACTGGCCAGAGGGTCACTGCCCTGTAGGGGAAGGACCTGCCCGGGGAGCCACCTGCACTTGGCTCACACTCCGCTCCCAGGACTCCCAGGTCCCTGCCCAGGCCGCCCTCAGGTGGGCACGGACCGCGGGGCTGGACCCGCCCGAGCCGCCCTGACCTCAGGTCCCGGACGCTCCGCGCCGCAAGAAGACCGAGTGCGCCTCAGTCCGCAGTCTGGGGTGTGGACACACGGCCAGGACGCGCACGACAGGACCTCAGCAGCGGCGCGGGGAGACAGCCGGGCCCAAGCCCTGCCGCGAAAAGAAACCCCCGGCCCACTCGGCGCTGACACCGCCTCACGAAGCAACCGCGCGGGCGCAGCCGGTGGTCATCCGCGCACGCCCCGGCCCTTGTGCGCGTGCGCATCACGTGACGTCACCACGGCCCGGGAGTGCGCAGTCACCCTCCAGCCACCAGGAGGCGCGCCCCGCCCCTTGCCCCGCTCTCTCGCTGCTGACAGCGCATGCGTCCGTCCAGCTCCGCCTTTGCCTTCAAGGCTTTGCGGGCTTGTTCGGCGTCCGCCTGCGACTGCGGGTTGTGCTTCCGGTGCGGAGGTCAGGGACAAGATGGTGCCGCCGGTGGAGGTCTCTCCGCTCATCAAGGTGATCCAGGCTTTGCAGCCGCCGAGCAGTGCTCTGGGCCCCTCCGTGTCCCGCCCCGCAGCTCCCACCCCGCGGGCTGcgacccccaccccctgcccccatgATCCCCGCCCGGCGACCCTCGCCCGGCGACCCGACCCCCACCCCTCCTGCGACCTCTGCCCGGCGACCCCATCCCCTCTCCTCCCGCGACCCCCATCCCGCGAGTCCGGTTTCCCGCCGCCTCTGATCAACCTCTCTCGCAGCTCGGCCGCTACTCCGCCCTGTTCCTCGGTATGGCCTACGGAGCCACGCGCTACAGTGAGTGACCGCGGGCGGGCCCTGGGCCGGGGCGGGATCTGCTCGGCTTTCCTGTGAAGTTCTTCATCTGCCATTTGGTGAACTCCAGCTCTGGAAGTGGGGCTGGGACTCATGCGAGGCAGACCGTGTCCTCCACCGAGCGGGACCCCTAGAGTGGAAACAGCTCACCCAAAGCTCAGGCCTCTGAGGCTCGGGCGGGGGACTCGAAAACGGCTGCTGCTTGTTGAAAACGGGTGCTGAGTGGGTGTTGGAGTGCTGAGGTCTGACGGGAGGCAGTCCCCGTTCATAGAGGACGAGTGAGCCAGTGCATGAGGGGGTGGGCAGCAGGGACCCTGTAGCCTCTGGATTGGACTCTTTAGGGTGAAGGTCAGGCGTTGACTCTCGTTGACATAAAGAGAGGGGACAGCAGGTGCTTCTGGTTCACAGCGTCGCTGAAGATACCTTGACCTGTGGACTCAGTTCCTTTTATGCAGCATTTCCAGTGAAGTTTATTCCCCTGCATTCCCCCAAACAGGTTACCTAAAACCTCgggcagaagaggagaggaggatagaagcagaggagaaaaagaggcaGGATGAACTGAAACGGATTGCCAGAGAA is a window encoding:
- the MYL5 gene encoding myosin light chain 5 isoform X2, giving the protein MASRKTKKKEGGALRAQRASSNVFSNFEQTQIQEFKEAFTLMDQNRDGFIDKEDLKDTYASLGKTNVKDDELDAMLKEASGPINFTMFLNMFGEKLSGTDAEETILNAFKMLDPDGKGKINKEYIKRLLMSQADKMTADEVDQMFQFASIDAAGNPGPKALSYVITHGEEKEE
- the ATP5ME gene encoding ATP synthase subunit e, mitochondrial, which encodes MVPPVEVSPLIKLGRYSALFLGMAYGATRYSYLKPRAEEERRIEAEEKKRQDELKRIARELAEAQEDSILK
- the MYL5 gene encoding myosin light chain 5 isoform X1 translates to MVLPLQASRKTKKKEGGALRAQRASSNVFSNFEQTQIQEFKEAFTLMDQNRDGFIDKEDLKDTYASLGKTNVKDDELDAMLKEASGPINFTMFLNMFGEKLSGTDAEETILNAFKMLDPDGKGKINKEYIKRLLMSQADKMTADEVDQMFQFASIDAAGNPGPKALSYVITHGEEKEE